CGCGCACCGAAGACAAGAAGCTGCTGCAAGGCCAGGGCTCCTACGTGGACGACCTGCATCTGCCGAACATGCTGCAGGCCGCCGTGCTGCGCAGCCCGCATGCGCACGCGAAAATCGTGTCGATCGACTGCACCGCTGCCCGCGAACTCAAAGGCGTGCATGCCGTCTACACGCACGCGGACCTGAGCGGCCGCGCACGCGGCCGCGCGCCGTCGATGCTGCCGAATCCGGCGATCCGCTTCGAGCGCACACAGGAACTGCTCGCTTCGACCGAAGTCACGTTCGCGGGCGAAGCGGTGGCGTTCGTCGTCGCGGACAATCGCTATATCGCCGAAGACGCGTGCGGTCTCATCGAAGTCGAATACGACACGCTGCCCGCCGTCGCCGACTGCCGCGACGGACTGCGCGCCGAATCGCCGCTCTGCCACACCGACGCGAAAGACAACGTCGTCGCGCATATCGAAATGGGTTTCGGCGACATCGACGCCGCCTTCGAGAATGCGCCGCATGTCGTCGAGGAAACGTACTGGCAGAACCGCGGTTCCGCGCATCCGATGGAAACGCGCGGTTATCTCGCCGAGTATCACGCGACCAACGGCGAGCTGACCGTCTGGTCGTCGGGTCAGGCGCCGCACCACGAGAAGAAGAATCTCGTCGAGTTGCTCGAATGGGATGCCGAGAAGCTGCGCGTGCTGATGAACGACGTCGGCGGCGGCTTCGGCCCGAAGCTGCCGTTCTATCCGGAAGAGGCGCTCGTCTCGATCGCGGCGGTCGCGCTCAAGCGTCCCGTGAAATGGATCGAAGACCGGCGCGAGCATTTCCTCGCGGTCACGCAGGAGCGCGACCAGTGGTGGACCGTACGCATGGCGCTGGAAAACGACGGCAAGATTCGCGGCGTGAAGCTGGAGATGGTGCACGACAACGGCGCGTTCCTGCCGTGGGGCATCATCACGCCGTACATCTCGATCACGACGACGCCCGGCCCGTACGTGATCCCCGCGATGGGCGCGAAGCTCGACGTCGTCTACACCAACAAGTGCGCGACCTCGCCGGTGCGCGGCGCGGGCCGCCCGCAAGCCGTGTTCGCAATGGAGCGGATTCTCGACAAGGCCGCGCGCGCGCTCGGCATGGACCGCGCGGAGCTGCGCTGGCGCAATCTGATCCAGCCGGAGCAGATGCCGTATGACGCGGGCTTCATCTATCGCGACGGCAGTCCGCTGCGCTACGACAGCGGCGACTATCCGGCCTGCCAGAAAGCGGCGCTCGAACGCGCCAACTACGCGAGCTTCGCCGCACGCAAGGCCGAGGCGCGCAGTCAGGGCCGCTTCATCGGCATCGGCATGGCGAGCTTCGTCGAAGGCACCGGCATGGGGCCGTTCGAGGGCGCGACGGTGCGCGTGCAGGCGAATGGCCGCATCGTCGTGATCACCGGAGCATCGCCCCAAGGTCAGGGCCACAAGACCACCTTCGCGCAGATCTGCGCCGAACAACTGAACGTGCCGCTCGAAACGATCGACGTCGTGACCGGCGATACCGGCGGCATCTCGATGGGCGTCGGCACCTTCGCGAGCCGCGTGACGGTGAATGCCGGCAACTCGGTCTATATCGCCGCGCAGGCCGTGGGCGAGAAGATGCTCACGCTCGCCGCGCATCTGTGGCAGTGCGAGCCCGAAGAACTCGTGCTCGTCGAGGGGCACGTGGCACGCCGCGCGGGCATCGAACAGCGCATGAGCTACGGCCAGCTCGCGAAGATCTCGCAAGGCATGCCGGGCTTCACGATGCCCAAGGGCCTCACCGCCGGCCTCGAAGAAACGAAGTACTTCTCGCCCGCGCAGTCGACGTATTGCAACGGCACCGCTGTCGTGGAACTGGAAGTCGATCGCGAGACCGGCCACATCACGATCCTCAACTACGTGATGGCGCACGACTCCGGCAAGCTCATCAATCCGATGATCGTCGATGGCCAGGTGATCGGCTCGGTCGCGCACGGCATCGGCAACGCGACGCTCGAATGGATGCAGTACGACGAGAACGCGCAGCCCACCACGACGAACTTCGGCGAATACCTGCTGCCGATGGCGACCGACGTACCGAACGTCGACATCGTGCATCTCGAAACGCCGTCGCCGCTGAACCCGCTCGGCGTCAAGGGCGCGGGCGAAGGCGGAACGATTCCGGCCGCGGCGGCGATCGTCGCGGCGATCGAGGACGCGCTCTCGGAATACGGCGTCGAATTCACCGAAGCGCCGCTCGTTCCGCAACGCGTATTTCAGAAGCTCAAGGAGGCTGGCGCCTACGCTCGCTGACTGGTGCGCGCCGGCTCATCAGAAATGTGGATTTCCCGTTTTCATTGACTTTACTTGCCCGCCATGACGACTGAATTCAACGCCGCGCTCCACGATTCGGAATACCGGATCACCCTCTCCCAGCCAGACCTCGGCAACACGCTGACGCTCGAAGCAATGCGCGCGCTCGCCGCCGAGATCCGCAAGGCCGGCCGCGATCCGGAGGTGAAAATCATCCGCATCCGCGCGTCCGGCCCCGCGTTCTGCCGTGGCCGCGCGGTCAGCGCGCCGCCCGCCACGCCGCCGACGTCCGCGCAGTTCCGCCGCAACGTCGCCGATCCGATTCTCGACGTCTATCGCGCGATGCACGAAAGCGAAGTGCCGCTCATCGCCGAAGTGCAAGGCGATGCCGAAGGTTTCGGCTGCGCGCTCGTCACCGCGTGCGACATGGCCATCGCGGCGGACAATGCGCGCTTCAGCCTGCCCGAACTGCAGAAAAACCTGCCGCCGACGCTCGTGCTTTCCGTGCTGCGCCACAAGGTGCCGCCGAAGGCATCCGCGCATCTGGTCTACCTGACCGAGACGATCGATGCCGCGAACGCGCGCGAATGGGGCATCGTCGCCGAAGTCGTGCCGGGCGCGAGCCTCGCCGCACGCGCCGACGCCATGGTCGCGTCGATCTGCACGCGCGAGCGCATCGCCATCGCCACGCTGAAGACGTATTTCCGCGAGATCACGATTCCCGACTTCTCGCTTGCAAGCGAAGTGGCCGGCGCGTCGCTCGCCAACGCAATGACGTCGATGCGCCGCTGATACATCGACGCCACACGCACTACCCTGCCCGCCGGGCAGCATTCAAAGCAAAGGGCGCCGCGCAACGCGGCGCTTCAAGGGACTTCCAGTCATGGCTGATCAAGACACCTCTTCCACGTCCGCCGCGAACACGGGTTACGCGGACCTGCACGAACACATCGCGCGGCTCGACGCGGCTGGCCTGCTGTATCGAATCGACGAGCCGGTCAATAAAGACACCGAAATGCATCCGCTCGTGCGATGGCAGTTTCGCGGCGGCATTCCCGAAGCCGAACGCCGTGCGTTTCTCTTCACGAACATCGTCGACAGCAAGGGGCGCAAGTACGACATTCCGGTCATCGTCGGCGGCATCGCGGCGAATCCGGAGATTTACCGCATCGGCATGAACGTGCCCTCGCTCGACGATATCGGCGACGCCTGGAATCGCGCGATCGACAATCCGATTCCACCGGTCGTGGTTGAAAGCGGCCCGGTGCACGACATCGTGATCGAAGGAAAGGACCTCGAAGGTTCGGGCAACGGCCTCGAATCGCTGCCGCTGCCGATCTCGACGCCGGGCTTCGATGCCGCGCCCTACATGACGATGACCGGCGTGATTTCGCGCGATCCGGAAACCGGCGTGCAGAACATGGGCACCTATCGCGGGCATCTGAAATCGGCGACGCGTCTCGGCATGATGATGCTCGTGAATCTGCGCGCGGGCGGTCTCGACCACTGGCGCAAGTACGCGGCCAAGGGTGAGAAGATGCCGGTCGCCATCGTGCTCGGCGCGCCGCCCGTCGTCGCTTTCCAGGGGCCGCAGAAGCTGCGTCCGAACGTCGATGAACTGAGCGTCGCCGGTGGTCTTGCCGGCACGCCGGTGCGTGTCGTGAAAGGCCGCACCGTCGATCTGCTGGTGCCCGCCGAAGCGGAAGTGGTCGTCGAAGGTTATGTCGATCCGCAGTATCTCGAACCCGAAGGCCCGTTCGGCGAGAGTCACGGCTATGTCGCGCTGGAGGACTTCAACCTCGTCATCGAGGTCACGGCGATCACGCGGCGCAAGGACGCGGTGCTGACGTCGATCATCTCGCAGGTCACGCCGTCCGAATCGAGCGTCATCAAGCGGCTCGCCTACGAACCGATGTTCCTGCGCCATCTGCGCGACCATCTCGGCATTCGCGGCATCAAGAAGGTATCGCTGCACGAGCCGCTTACGAACCTGCGCCGCTTCGTGTTCCTGCAATTCGAGCGCGGCGCGAAGCGCACGGAAGTCTGGCGCGCGCTGTACGGCACGATGTCGCTGCAGGCGGCGATCGGCAAATTCGTGATCGCCATCGATGACGACATCGATCCGGACAACGCCGACGCGGTGTTCTGGGCGATGGGCTATCGCTGCAATCCGGTCGAGGACGTGAAGATGATTCCGTACCGCGAGCCGGGCCACGGTCCGCGCTCGGACCACGCGACCGGCCTCGATTCCGCGATGCTGATCGACGCGACCATGAAGGCGCCGATGCCGCCGCTCGCGTTGCCGAAGAAGGAATACATGGAGAACGCGAAGCTGCTGTGGGAGCGCCTCGGCTTGC
The Caballeronia sp. NK8 genome window above contains:
- a CDS encoding xanthine dehydrogenase family protein molybdopterin-binding subunit is translated as MEISDLKGAPTDQRYIGKRITRTEDKKLLQGQGSYVDDLHLPNMLQAAVLRSPHAHAKIVSIDCTAARELKGVHAVYTHADLSGRARGRAPSMLPNPAIRFERTQELLASTEVTFAGEAVAFVVADNRYIAEDACGLIEVEYDTLPAVADCRDGLRAESPLCHTDAKDNVVAHIEMGFGDIDAAFENAPHVVEETYWQNRGSAHPMETRGYLAEYHATNGELTVWSSGQAPHHEKKNLVELLEWDAEKLRVLMNDVGGGFGPKLPFYPEEALVSIAAVALKRPVKWIEDRREHFLAVTQERDQWWTVRMALENDGKIRGVKLEMVHDNGAFLPWGIITPYISITTTPGPYVIPAMGAKLDVVYTNKCATSPVRGAGRPQAVFAMERILDKAARALGMDRAELRWRNLIQPEQMPYDAGFIYRDGSPLRYDSGDYPACQKAALERANYASFAARKAEARSQGRFIGIGMASFVEGTGMGPFEGATVRVQANGRIVVITGASPQGQGHKTTFAQICAEQLNVPLETIDVVTGDTGGISMGVGTFASRVTVNAGNSVYIAAQAVGEKMLTLAAHLWQCEPEELVLVEGHVARRAGIEQRMSYGQLAKISQGMPGFTMPKGLTAGLEETKYFSPAQSTYCNGTAVVELEVDRETGHITILNYVMAHDSGKLINPMIVDGQVIGSVAHGIGNATLEWMQYDENAQPTTTNFGEYLLPMATDVPNVDIVHLETPSPLNPLGVKGAGEGGTIPAAAAIVAAIEDALSEYGVEFTEAPLVPQRVFQKLKEAGAYAR
- a CDS encoding enoyl-CoA hydratase/isomerase family protein codes for the protein MTTEFNAALHDSEYRITLSQPDLGNTLTLEAMRALAAEIRKAGRDPEVKIIRIRASGPAFCRGRAVSAPPATPPTSAQFRRNVADPILDVYRAMHESEVPLIAEVQGDAEGFGCALVTACDMAIAADNARFSLPELQKNLPPTLVLSVLRHKVPPKASAHLVYLTETIDAANAREWGIVAEVVPGASLAARADAMVASICTRERIAIATLKTYFREITIPDFSLASEVAGASLANAMTSMRR
- a CDS encoding UbiD family decarboxylase codes for the protein MADQDTSSTSAANTGYADLHEHIARLDAAGLLYRIDEPVNKDTEMHPLVRWQFRGGIPEAERRAFLFTNIVDSKGRKYDIPVIVGGIAANPEIYRIGMNVPSLDDIGDAWNRAIDNPIPPVVVESGPVHDIVIEGKDLEGSGNGLESLPLPISTPGFDAAPYMTMTGVISRDPETGVQNMGTYRGHLKSATRLGMMMLVNLRAGGLDHWRKYAAKGEKMPVAIVLGAPPVVAFQGPQKLRPNVDELSVAGGLAGTPVRVVKGRTVDLLVPAEAEVVVEGYVDPQYLEPEGPFGESHGYVALEDFNLVIEVTAITRRKDAVLTSIISQVTPSESSVIKRLAYEPMFLRHLRDHLGIRGIKKVSLHEPLTNLRRFVFLQFERGAKRTEVWRALYGTMSLQAAIGKFVIAIDDDIDPDNADAVFWAMGYRCNPVEDVKMIPYREPGHGPRSDHATGLDSAMLIDATMKAPMPPLALPKKEYMENAKLLWERLGLPALKPESPWYGYSLGDWTEEWDRNAEQATRGEWMQRDASYQARRRSGVEPNSPARAYEDDRGDQ